A portion of the Selenomonadales bacterium genome contains these proteins:
- a CDS encoding amino acid ABC transporter permease — protein sequence MEMIGLMFDGAGLTLEIFFTTLVFTLPLGLLVALIRLSKFRPLSFLMEVYIWLMRGTPLMLQLLFIYYALPIVADIRLPDFSAAIIAFVLNYAAYFAEIFRGGIQSIERGQYEAAKTLGMTYVQTMRRIVLPQVIKRVLAPVSNETITLVKDTSLVYVLAMNDLLRTARTIVQREFDMTPFLVAAIFYLVMTLVLTKVFKKLEQHYAVYDE from the coding sequence ATGGAGATGATCGGGCTGATGTTCGATGGCGCAGGCCTTACGCTCGAGATATTCTTCACGACGCTCGTGTTCACGCTTCCACTGGGGTTATTGGTCGCGCTGATCCGATTGTCTAAGTTCCGTCCGCTCAGTTTTTTGATGGAAGTGTACATCTGGCTGATGCGCGGTACGCCGCTGATGCTTCAGCTTTTGTTTATCTATTATGCGCTGCCGATCGTGGCTGATATTCGCTTGCCTGATTTCAGTGCGGCGATCATCGCGTTCGTCCTCAACTATGCGGCATATTTTGCAGAGATCTTCCGCGGTGGTATCCAGTCGATCGAACGCGGTCAGTATGAGGCGGCCAAAACGCTCGGTATGACGTACGTGCAGACGATGCGCCGTATTGTCTTGCCGCAGGTCATCAAACGTGTTCTTGCTCCTGTCAGCAACGAGACGATCACGCTTGTCAAAGATACATCGCTCGTCTATGTTTTGGCGATGAACGATCTTTTGCGTACGGCAAGAACGATCGTACAGCGTGAGTTCGATATGACGCCGTTCTTGGTCGCGGCGATCTTCTATCTCGTGATGACGCTTGTCTTGACGAAGGTCTTTAAGAAATTGGAACAGCATTATGCTGTCTATGATGAGTGA
- a CDS encoding amino acid ABC transporter ATP-binding protein, with the protein MIKAVGIRKSFKDVEVLKGIDLTVNKGEVIAIIGTSGSGKSTFLRCLNRLEVITGGSVTIEGEQLAGEENGRVVYASESEARRICSKMGMVFQQFNLFPHMTVMENLIEAPMIVKKMKREEIEPIAKELLAKVGLSAKADSYPSQLSGGQKQRVAIARALAMSPDIMLFDEPTSALDPELTVEVLKTIRDLAKEKMTMVIVTHEMAFAREVANRVLFVDGGRVVEEGCPEEIFGNPKQERTRAFLNNML; encoded by the coding sequence ATGATTAAGGCGGTAGGTATCCGCAAGAGTTTTAAAGATGTCGAGGTCTTAAAGGGCATCGACTTGACGGTCAATAAAGGCGAGGTCATCGCCATTATCGGTACATCCGGTTCGGGTAAAAGTACGTTTCTTCGCTGCTTGAATCGCTTGGAGGTCATCACGGGCGGTTCGGTCACGATCGAGGGCGAACAGCTGGCGGGCGAGGAAAACGGCCGCGTCGTTTATGCGAGCGAATCGGAAGCGCGCCGCATCTGCTCGAAGATGGGGATGGTGTTTCAGCAGTTTAATTTGTTCCCGCATATGACGGTCATGGAGAATCTTATCGAAGCGCCGATGATCGTGAAGAAGATGAAACGCGAAGAGATCGAGCCGATCGCTAAGGAGCTTCTTGCCAAGGTCGGTCTGTCAGCGAAGGCTGACAGTTATCCGTCGCAGCTGTCGGGCGGTCAGAAACAGCGTGTGGCGATCGCGCGTGCGCTTGCGATGTCACCTGATATCATGCTGTTTGATGAACCGACGTCGGCACTCGATCCCGAGCTTACGGTCGAGGTATTAAAGACGATCCGCGACTTGGCGAAAGAGAAAATGACGATGGTCATCGTAACGCACGAGATGGCGTTCGCGCGTGAGGTCGCTAATCGCGTGTTGTTCGTAGACGGCGGCCGCGTCGTCGAAGAAGGATGCCCCGAGGAGATCTTCGGCAATCCGAAACAAGAGAGAACGAGAGCGTTCCTCAACAATATGTTATAA
- a CDS encoding sigma-54-dependent Fis family transcriptional regulator → MIRERRSKEKLNAYYNKFIDFGVMDPNVHPWVAQSWQESRTLGVLPDRMPKLVQWSKEELAEKQSLHAAAIEYVTDFYQNIHEFFSSYNMSLLLLDADCYVLKSYSLPFYQRTPGQTEGARLSMKDIGTSSISLTHRHKVPFLLFGPEMWIRECQMGDACSVPIMVDGKLGYILTLVAVEQNALPYTALVSLMLSMRMSMERHLDMIQTLKARQAILDAAPIAVYHILPNGEVAYTNKMGRSRLALIHTDNDSLPNLNDAVLNYHHTPIYQGFKGIPCYNKEITWITEKRTYEDITTVVPLEGQSGGDISGVVTVTMPIEDLRMLVAHAVGYTAKYSLASMVGSSQTFTAMWEKASRVAKNENHILLQGEGGTGKQRLAHGVHQASTRAAGPLITLRCGDLPQEILEEELFGTAEREDVGRPGKLELANGGTLFMDEIEKLPRSVAIMLAEALMSHTMRRMGDRVNRTINVRIIAASDCDLKRLTERGGFDESLFRIISKNTLRVPPLRARVSDIPSLAAHIIRELAQQHAMAEKTLAEDTKKLLMSYEWPGNIKQLQEVVEHAYFNTAGSVIQADDINLMGDVKPDMSWKEDRDVFERVWKAAGGNVSRMANMLDVSRVTLYRYLKKYGIEKK, encoded by the coding sequence ATGATCAGAGAAAGAAGAAGTAAAGAGAAATTGAATGCGTACTATAATAAATTCATCGATTTTGGCGTGATGGATCCAAACGTCCATCCGTGGGTAGCGCAGTCATGGCAAGAGAGTCGTACACTTGGGGTATTGCCCGATCGTATGCCGAAACTGGTACAATGGTCGAAGGAAGAGCTCGCCGAGAAGCAATCGCTTCATGCGGCGGCGATCGAATACGTGACGGATTTTTATCAGAATATCCACGAGTTTTTCTCGAGCTATAATATGAGTCTTTTATTGTTGGATGCAGACTGCTATGTCCTCAAGAGCTATTCGCTTCCGTTCTATCAGAGAACGCCGGGGCAGACGGAGGGTGCGCGTTTGTCGATGAAGGATATCGGCACGTCGAGTATTAGTCTGACGCATCGCCATAAGGTGCCGTTCCTTTTGTTTGGGCCCGAGATGTGGATACGCGAATGTCAGATGGGCGATGCTTGTTCGGTGCCGATCATGGTTGACGGCAAGCTCGGATATATCCTGACGCTCGTGGCAGTGGAGCAGAATGCACTTCCGTATACGGCGCTCGTGTCACTCATGCTTTCGATGCGGATGTCGATGGAGCGTCATCTTGATATGATACAGACGCTCAAGGCAAGACAAGCTATCTTGGATGCCGCGCCGATCGCGGTATATCACATTTTGCCGAATGGTGAGGTCGCGTATACGAACAAGATGGGCAGAAGCAGACTTGCGCTCATCCATACGGATAATGACAGTTTGCCGAATCTCAACGATGCGGTGCTGAATTATCATCATACGCCGATCTATCAGGGGTTCAAGGGTATTCCTTGCTATAATAAGGAAATTACGTGGATCACCGAAAAACGAACGTATGAAGATATTACGACGGTCGTCCCGCTTGAAGGTCAATCGGGCGGAGATATCTCGGGCGTCGTAACGGTCACGATGCCGATCGAGGATCTTCGTATGCTGGTCGCGCATGCTGTCGGTTATACGGCGAAATACAGCCTTGCCAGCATGGTCGGCTCGAGCCAGACGTTTACGGCGATGTGGGAAAAAGCATCTCGCGTTGCGAAAAACGAGAATCATATCCTTCTGCAAGGGGAAGGCGGTACGGGCAAACAGCGTCTTGCGCACGGTGTTCATCAGGCAAGTACGCGGGCGGCAGGGCCTCTCATCACGCTTCGCTGCGGTGACCTTCCGCAGGAGATCTTGGAAGAAGAACTGTTCGGTACGGCAGAACGTGAAGATGTCGGTCGCCCCGGTAAGCTCGAGCTTGCCAACGGCGGTACGCTTTTCATGGACGAGATCGAAAAACTTCCGCGCAGTGTTGCTATCATGTTAGCAGAGGCGCTGATGTCGCACACGATGCGCCGAATGGGCGACCGTGTGAACAGAACGATCAATGTGCGTATCATTGCGGCAAGCGACTGCGACCTCAAGCGATTGACGGAACGCGGCGGATTCGACGAAAGCCTTTTCCGTATCATCAGCAAAAATACGCTTCGTGTACCGCCGCTTCGTGCGCGTGTATCGGATATCCCGAGCTTGGCGGCGCATATTATTCGCGAGCTGGCACAACAGCACGCGATGGCTGAAAAAACGCTTGCCGAAGATACGAAGAAGCTTCTCATGTCGTATGAATGGCCGGGCAATATCAAGCAGCTGCAGGAAGTCGTCGAGCATGCTTATTTCAATACGGCAGGCTCTGTCATACAAGCCGACGATATCAATCTGATGGGCGATGTGAAGCCCGATATGTCGTGGAAAGAAGATCGCGACGTATTCGAACGTGTCTGGAAGGCGGCGGGCGGTAATGTCAGCCGTATGGCGAATATGCTCGATGTCAGCCGTGTGACGCTGTATCGTTACTTGAAAAAATACGGAATTGAAAAGAAATAG
- the trmB gene encoding tRNA (guanosine(46)-N7)-methyltransferase TrmB produces the protein MRLRKKPWVKDAILDYADFVRQEVTEEAKGKWADDFGRTAPLHVELGCGKGDFITGMAARHPEINFIGIEAQLDVLYAAAKKVHEAGLTNVRLLVFNIEGITNIFEESEVDRFYINFCDPWPKARHAKRRLTYRTFLERYRGLLKKGGEIHFKTDNRPLFDFSLEEFEAVGCRVEDISYDLHSEDRPDNIRTEYEEKFSAKGFKINRCEVSFD, from the coding sequence GTGCGTTTACGGAAAAAACCGTGGGTGAAAGATGCGATTTTGGATTATGCGGATTTTGTAAGACAAGAGGTAACAGAAGAAGCGAAAGGGAAGTGGGCAGACGATTTCGGCCGCACAGCACCGCTTCATGTAGAGCTTGGCTGTGGGAAAGGGGATTTCATCACGGGTATGGCGGCGCGTCATCCCGAGATCAATTTCATCGGTATCGAAGCACAGCTCGATGTCCTCTATGCGGCGGCAAAAAAAGTGCATGAAGCAGGTCTTACGAATGTGCGCCTGTTGGTGTTCAATATCGAAGGCATCACGAATATCTTCGAAGAAAGCGAAGTCGATCGCTTCTATATCAACTTCTGCGATCCGTGGCCGAAAGCGCGCCATGCGAAACGTCGTCTGACATATCGTACATTCCTTGAAAGATATCGCGGTCTTCTGAAAAAAGGCGGTGAGATACATTTCAAGACGGACAACAGACCGCTCTTTGATTTCTCGCTGGAGGAATTCGAAGCAGTCGGCTGTCGCGTAGAAGATATCTCGTATGACCTTCACAGCGAAGATCGTCCCGACAATATCAGAACAGAATACGAAGAGAAGTTCAGCGCAAAAGGGTTTAAGATCAACCGCTGCGAAGTGAGCTTCGACTGA